The DNA region GTGGTATTGGGTTAATACTATTTTCACATATTAAACTTACAAATATGATCCAAATAATTACCATATATATTTGTCTTGGTATTTTTGCAGTTTTATTATGGTCTCTAGCAAAAAAAACTAGCCCATCTCACTACGACCTATATCAAAGTAACCTTTAATATCATCTCTAATAATAACATATATTTTACTTAGCTTCTTTTATAAAAAAATTAACCATTATAATATTTTAAAAATATAATCATTTCATTAAAAATCTATTTTAGATGTTCATGTTTTAAGAAGTCATATTATATATCTAAATTTTTTTTGCTTAGCTGATTAACATTAGTTACTCCTGTCAAAGTCATTGCAACTTTCATTTCCTGAGCATATATATTCAATAAATTCTCAACACCACACTGTCCTTTTGTAGCTAAAGCATAAGTTGCAGATCGCCCAAGTAATACACCTTTTGCTCCTAATGCTAACATACGAACCACATCTAAACCCGAACGAACTCCTGAATCCACTAATACCGTTAAATCATTCCCAACAGTATCTGCTATTTTTGGTAAAGCCTTGACTGATGAAGCCACACCATCAAGTTGACGGCCACCATGATTTGAAACAACAATTCCATCAGCTCCCAATTTCACAGCACTTTTTGCATCTTCAGAATCTAAAATTCCTTTTATAATAAGAGACCCTTTCCAGAATTCCCTTATCCACTCTAAATCATTCCAACTAATAGAGGGGTCAAAATTTTGAGCTAACCAACCAATATAATCTTTGAGATTTATTTTTTTACCTAGATATTTTGAAATATTTCCTAAATCATGAGGTCTTCCTAGTAATCCAACATCAAGTGCCCATGCTGGTTTCATACAGGCTTGCAATATCCGTCTTTGAGCAGAGAACTTACCTGACATACCAGAGTGTGCATCACGATATCGTGTACCTGGCGTTGGCATATCTACCGTAAAAACTAACTTTGTAACACCCAATCTCTGAGCTCGCTGCAACATATTTTTCATAAAAGCACGATCTTTAAGTACATAAAGTTGAAACCAAGGAGGTTCGGTCAATGCTGAAGATACTTCTTCAACTGAACATACGGAGACTGTAGATTGTATTAAATCAATACCACTATTTTTAGCTGCTCTGGCTAGTTGAACCTCACCTCTACGCGCATACATTCCACTTAGTGCTACAGGGGCTAAGATAATTGGCATTGATAGTTCTTGATTAAATAATGATGCTTTTAAGCTTAGATCTTTGATATTTTTTAAGATTCTTTGTCTTAGCCTAATTCTAGATAAATCTGACACATTAGATTGTAATGTTTGTTCTATATTTGCACCACCATCAATATAATCAAAAAGAAAACGAGGAAGTTTTCTTTTTGCTGCTTCGCGGTAGTCAGAGGGAGAAGAGATAATCATATGATTCACCATGTTTTTATATAATTAGATCAGCATTTTTTTGATTCAAAATAATCAGCAGTGATCTAAAATTTTATTTATTTTTACAAATGATATTAAACCATCAAGCTTAATTGATCTAAGATCGCTACCCAACTTTTTACCCATAAAATACTTTCTTTATCTTGAATTAGAGGATCTCTATATGGTATTTTAGCTGAGGTATTCCCATCACCATAGTTTGTAACATATAAGTCAGAACTTAATAAATCATATTATATATAATGTCCTCAGAAAAAGCTACTGATTTTAGAAAGATTTTTATTCCTAGATGTTAAACTTAACTAGATAAATTAGGAAATAGATAAATGAGTAAAAAAAGAGTAACGTATACAGCTGATTTTAAAGCTAAAGTAATTATAGAATTGCTAGAAGGCGATATGACAGTTAATGAGATAGCAAGTAAGTATGATTTACTTCCTAAAAACGTGCATAATTGGAAGCAGCAATTTTTATCTAATGCTTGCTTAGCATTTGATAAAAGCTCTGTTGTTAAGGAGTATAAGCAGGAAATAAATGAGCTTAGAAAAGATAAAGATGCAACAAGTAAAAAACTAGTCGAGGTAATAGTAGAGAGGGATTTTTTAATGGGAAAGCTAAAAAAGCTTGGTATCATCAAATGATAGAGTAAACTCTGTAGATACTAAGCTAGAATTATCTTTAAATAATCAGCTTAAACTATTATCTGTATCTAAGAGTGTGTACTATTATACACCAATATCAAAATTTAGTAGTAATGATGATATTAAACTATTAAATGCAATAGATTTGATACATACTAAACATCCATATTATGGTACGAGAAGTCTAGTAAAGTTGCTAAATAGATTAGGATTTCTAGTTGGAAGGAAGCTAATCAAAAGTGCTATGGAATTCATGGGTATTAAGGCATTGTATCCTAAAAAAAAGACAACTGTCATTAATAAGCAACACAAGAAATATCCATACTTACTTAATGTATTTAAAAATGAGACGAATCAGGTTGTTATAGATAAAGCTAATAAGGTATGGAGTGCTGATATCACGTATATTAGACTAGAATGTGGGTATGCATATTTAGCAGCCATAATAGATTGGCATAGCAAGAAAATACTAGCTTGGAAGATTTCTAATACTATGGATACACATCTAACAACTAGTGTGTTAAAAGAAGCGTTATTTAAATATGGTAAACCTGATATCTTTAACTCTGATCAAGGAACTCAATATACAGCAAAAGAGCATATTAAAATATTATCTGATAATAAAATAAATAAATCTATGGATGCTAAAGGAAGATCTATAGATAATATTGCAATTGAGAGATTTTGGAGAACACTGAAATATGAAAATGTTTATCCGGCATCATATATAACTATGAAAGAGGCTAAAGTAGGTATCAAAGAATATATTGATATTTACAACAATGAAAGACTACATTCTAGTATTGGATATATGACTCCTGATGAAGTATATTCTGGTATTTTAGATGCTGCATAAAAGCAAGGAATAAAAATATTTTATAAAGTGGTATTGAATAATAGGGACAGTTTAATTATGTTCTGAGTAAACTCTATGAATACATTTGATCATACCCTCCTATTTGGGACACTTAGGTGTTAAGAAAAGGAGACAAGATGAGATATACAAAAGAGTTTAAAGATGAAGCTGTTAAATTATGTTTACAACCAGATGCAAATAGACGAGAAATAGCAGATAATTTAGGGGTTAAATATAAAACCATTTGCAGTTGGATATCCAAAGCCATGTCAAACCCTCAGAAAGAAATAAAGATAGATTATAAAACGCAGTACCAGCAACTATCTTTTGAAAATACTGATTTGAAGAAAAAACTCAAACAGGCAGAAACAGAGCGTGAAATACTAAAAAAGTCAGCAGCGTACTTTGCAAAGCAAAATCTGTAAGGTACGCCTTTATTAAGGAGCATTATAAAGTTATGCCAGTAACAACACTATGTAAATCTTTGAATGTGAGCACATCTTCATATTACAGATGGATTCATAAACCTATAGGTAAAAGGCAATATAATGATGCTGAACTAGATGATGCTATTTTAATGAACATAAATCTAGATATGGAAGTGTTAGGATATACAAAGAGCTTAAAGATATGGGTTGGAAAGTTACTCAACCTAGAGTATCTAAACGTATGAAATTACTTGGTTTACATGCTAAAGCGGCTCGTAAGCATAAGAAAACTACAGATTCTAACCACAACAAACATGTTTATGATAATTTATTAGAACAAAACTTCACTGCTTTATCTGTAAATCATAGGTGGGTTACAGATATAACTTATGTACCTACACAAGAGGGGTGGCTGTATCTTTGTGTGATTATAGATTTATTCTCAAGATCAGTTATTGGTTGGGCAATGGATTCTAGGATGAAAGCGGATTTAGTTTGTAATGCTTTAAATATGGCATTCTTTAGAAGAAATTTTCCTAGTGGTGTGATTATACACTCTGATAAAGGGTCACAGTACTGTAGCAAACAATATCAAGACATTATTAAAGAATACTGGCTACTATCAAGTATGAGCTCTAAAGGATGCTGTTACGATAATGCTGCTTGTGAAAGTTTCTTTGGAACTTTAAAAGTAGAGTTAGTACATGATGAAAGCTATAAAACTAGAGAAGAAGCTAAACTATCAATATTTGAATATATTGAAGCTACTATAATACAAAAAGGAGACATTCTACAATAAATTATATGACTCCATATCAATTTGAATATATAATGGAAAATGAAGTAGTAAACTGTCCCAAATTGACGGGGTAGATCACACTTATACATGAGTCGTTGTGGACAACGAGTTGATATAAGTCATAAAAATCCTGAAAACCTAGATTTTTGGAATCAAGTGATAGATTTGATAATATTAGGAGTTCAAGTTCCACGAATGGCTATTAATTTATACGGAGGATATGAGAGCACTCTAAAAAAACAATTTTCTAATCTTAAAGACATACAAATTAAAGATTTTGTGAAAGAAATTGGCTCTATGGTATCATCCACCTCTTCACCCAGTGACATTGCATCGTCGCTAGGATCAACAATAAAACCTTTTTCAGGAACAAGTTCCTTCAGCTTAGATGGTGCACAATTTGCGACTATGAGACAAAACCAAGGAGTTGCTTTTTATAATCTCATGGTAGATGGCTCTAAAGCACTGAAAGATTATATGAATACAGGCAAAGATGTCAAAAAAGTTCTTGATATTTTCATGGCGCCAAAGAAAGCCGTAAACCATGGTTATAATATGAGAGGTATAAACAGTTTAAGTAATAGTTCATATAAAGAAAGAATTTTTAACCTTATTAATGAGAAGCGAGATGCTGCTCAAGTTAATTATGATAGTTTACAGGATTTATTAAGTGAATATAAGGTATAAGTTACCGAAAATAGTACCATAAAAACTTTAATTTAAAATTATTATGCAAAGTTTTATAAAAATGAACAAAATGTTAATTTACTTCCAAATCTAAAACAAAAACTCGAATATATTGAAGAGAATTATCCTTTATTATATAAATCTAAGGATGAAGAGGTTAAAAAAAGTCTATCTGATCTAGAATCTGCAATAAATGATACATATTATAAAACATCTATTCGAGAATATCTAAATCCATGGAGTACACATAACTACAATAATCGATAATATTAACGTTCATGATTTTTTGCTTACTTACTAAGATTAATAAAAAGTTTAATTATGCAAAAATCTTTATATTTTCCTATTTATTTACTGGCTTAGGCTCTATTAAAAAGCTTGTCTAAATTAATTTTAAACCCTAAGAACACTGAAGAATATTATTAATAATTTTTAAGAAACTACTTCTTATCAACCATATATGCTCCTGCAACACCAACACCCGCTATAGCTAACCAAAAACAACTATTTAGAGATAAAAAGTTAACGAACACAATAACAATAACGATACAAATTTCTTTTTCATCTACATCCTTCCAAAAAAATAATACACAGTATACCAGCAAAAAACCAAATCATATAGTCATAATTACTCTCTCAAGAGCTTCACTCAGATTATAAAATATATGTATAAAATTTAGTATACTTTAGTCTAACTTTTATCTAGGTTTTTAGTTGCTGAAAAAAACTTCTTCACCATTTTCTGAATTTATAATCTTTACATTCTCAAAACTTCTCCTAGAAAAGGATCACCATCTGAAAAATTAGTAGCTACCTCATGAAGATCAAGATCTAAAACATAAGATTTCATAATCCACCTAAAGAATCTCCTTCTATCTTAATAACCAGATTATCACTACCTAATGCACCACCATAGTTACTTTAACTATTTCCATTCCAACCTAAATTAACTGCATCACCACTAGTTCCAGCATTTAGAACATTGGAACCATAACCCTTATTAAGGGTATTATTTTCTGAACTACTTCTTGTTTCATTATTATAGCTTGAGACATCTCTACATGATGAACGTATTGCAGGCTAAGAGTTCAAGCTGTATTAGAATTGCTAAGTTTGCTTGACACATAACGGAGTCAGAAGAAGACCTGTTTGATTTTAGCTTTTTAAAAAAATATTAGATAAAGCATATGAATCAAGATTAACCATCTAAAAAGCTAGTTTTTGGTTTTTCTTCCCTTTTATAAATATTTCTATGCTTCAAAATTTCCTTTTTTTGTGATTCTGATTTTTGAGGATTGGTTTTATCAAACTCTTGTAAAAGCTTATCTGCCTCACTCACGTATGCTCTATCTTTTTTATTATCAAATAGATGAGCTAACCTTAATATAAGTTTCATCATAGTAAGAACCTCTCTTAGATACTAATAATTTACCTTGTAGCTTAAACATAATTATACTAAACTAAACATCAAAGTCACCAGTAAAATATAGCTTTTAAGTATTGTGTCGATGAGGTTAAGTCAAAACCCTAAGATAATAGGTATGTTCTTAATGTTTTAAGCCTTACAATGCTTACACCTATTGTTGTTGACTATATCTACAACGAGTCAAATATATATCCTTTTCTATTAAGCTTTACGATAACATTTTTATGTGGTTTTTTATTATGGTTTATTGGACGTAAAGCAAGCAAAAAAATCACAAATAAAGATGGTTTTGTTATTGTTACACTTGTTTGGGTTTTTGTTACAGTCTTTGGTGGTATTCCTTATATGGTATTCCTTATATGGTATTCCTTATATGGTATTTCCTGGGCTAGATTTATCTTTTACTCATGCTATATTTGAATCAATCTCAGGATTTACCACCACTGGCGCGACTGTAATAACAGATTTAGATAAATTACCTCATAGCATCTTATATTATCGCCAACAAACACATTTCTTTGGAGGTATGGGGATTGTGGTCTTAACTGTTGCTATTTTGCCACTGTTAGAGGTGTTGATGGCATGCAACTGTATAAAGCTGAGGTAACAGTTTAGGTAAAGATGAAAAAATAGCTCCAAGGATATCAACTACAGCCAAAGCAATGTGGTTAGTGTATGTCTTACTAACATTTCTCTGCTTTATAGCTTTTTTACTAGTTGGCATGTAGCCTAAGTCCAGATACAGCATTTTCAGCAATTGCAACAACACTGTAAAATGTAGGTCCTGGATTAGGTCAAATTGGTTCAAATTTCAAGACCGTACCTAATCATGCTATTTGGATATGTAATTTTGCTATGATTGCGGGTCGTCTGGAAATATTTACAGTATTAGTTCTTTTTATGCCAGATTTTTGGCGAAAATAGTCTATAGCTTTAGGATTTTTTAGAAAAATAGAACTTCGTTTCTGAGTCTCTTTTTAGTTGACAACTTTCATATGTTAGTCGTTGAACTTGTAGCTTTAGGATAATTGTACTAAACTAAACATCTAAAATA from Francisella halioticida includes:
- the lldD gene encoding FMN-dependent L-lactate dehydrogenase LldD; protein product: MIISSPSDYREAAKRKLPRFLFDYIDGGANIEQTLQSNVSDLSRIRLRQRILKNIKDLSLKASLFNQELSMPIILAPVALSGMYARRGEVQLARAAKNSGIDLIQSTVSVCSVEEVSSALTEPPWFQLYVLKDRAFMKNMLQRAQRLGVTKLVFTVDMPTPGTRYRDAHSGMSGKFSAQRRILQACMKPAWALDVGLLGRPHDLGNISKYLGKKINLKDYIGWLAQNFDPSISWNDLEWIREFWKGSLIIKGILDSEDAKSAVKLGADGIVVSNHGGRQLDGVASSVKALPKIADTVGNDLTVLVDSGVRSGLDVVRMLALGAKGVLLGRSATYALATKGQCGVENLLNIYAQEMKVAMTLTGVTNVNQLSKKNLDI
- a CDS encoding transposase → MSKKRVTYTADFKAKVIIELLEGDMTVNEIASKYDLLPKNVHNWKQQFLSNACLAFDKSSVVKEYKQEINELRKDKDATSKKLVEVIVERDFLMGKLKKLGIIK
- a CDS encoding IS3 family transposase — translated: MVSSNDRVNSVDTKLELSLNNQLKLLSVSKSVYYYTPISKFSSNDDIKLLNAIDLIHTKHPYYGTRSLVKLLNRLGFLVGRKLIKSAMEFMGIKALYPKKKTTVINKQHKKYPYLLNVFKNETNQVVIDKANKVWSADITYIRLECGYAYLAAIIDWHSKKILAWKISNTMDTHLTTSVLKEALFKYGKPDIFNSDQGTQYTAKEHIKILSDNKINKSMDAKGRSIDNIAIERFWRTLKYENVYPASYITMKEAKVGIKEYIDIYNNERLHSSIGYMTPDEVYSGILDAA
- a CDS encoding transposase: MLRKGDKMRYTKEFKDEAVKLCLQPDANRREIADNLGVKYKTICSWISKAMSNPQKEIKIDYKTQYQQLSFENTDLKKKLKQAETEREILKKSAAYFAKQNL
- a CDS encoding IS3 family transposase, giving the protein MGWKVTQPRVSKRMKLLGLHAKAARKHKKTTDSNHNKHVYDNLLEQNFTALSVNHRWVTDITYVPTQEGWLYLCVIIDLFSRSVIGWAMDSRMKADLVCNALNMAFFRRNFPSGVIIHSDKGSQYCSKQYQDIIKEYWLLSSMSSKGCCYDNAACESFFGTLKVELVHDESYKTREEAKLSIFEYIEATIIQKGDILQ
- a CDS encoding CBU_0585 family protein is translated as MMKLILRLAHLFDNKKDRAYVSEADKLLQEFDKTNPQKSESQKKEILKHRNIYKREEKPKTSFLDG